Proteins found in one Erythrobacter sp. 3-20A1M genomic segment:
- a CDS encoding DNA methyltransferase: MGRQNTRRRGAIVTNALYFGDNLHVLREHIADESVDLVYLDPPFNSNANYNILFKGPEGGQSESQIEAFEDTWHWNESAESAFDEVMRSGNTDAYTLLRAMREFLGDNDMMAYLAMMAVRLIELHRVLKPTGSLYLHCDPTASHYLKLLLDGVFGATNYRNEIVWKRTTTHSDSKTWSKVSDVILFYTKSKNFVWNTPRDAHSNDYVSNKYRYDDGDGRGLYRLDNMTSPNPRPKMMYDWHGFPFPPKGWRYQRDTMQKLHHEGRIHYPTRSDGSLDHSKRPQLKRYLNEMEGGVMGTVWSDIRPINSQAQERLGYPTQKPLALLERIIAASSNEGDVVLDPFCGCGTAVHAAQKLRRQWIGIDVTHLAIGLIEKRMTEAFPGLEFEVKGRPQSLKAAEDLARRDKHQFELWALSVVEADPWKGGRKGADTGIDGIVWFKPDGKKTEKAIVEVKGGGVGPKDIGRLAQVMERENAKIGVFLTARLPTRAMERDAAAVGMWENEYTGRKHARLQIITLAELFQNKRPDIPWVDTSLARKAKREDTTKQGKLL; encoded by the coding sequence ATGGGACGCCAGAACACGCGGCGAAGGGGGGCCATCGTGACCAACGCGCTTTATTTCGGCGACAATCTGCATGTGCTGCGCGAGCACATCGCGGATGAGAGCGTCGACCTCGTCTATCTCGACCCGCCGTTCAATTCGAACGCCAATTACAATATCCTGTTCAAGGGGCCGGAGGGCGGCCAGTCCGAAAGCCAGATCGAGGCGTTCGAGGATACCTGGCACTGGAACGAGAGCGCGGAGAGCGCCTTCGACGAGGTGATGCGCAGCGGGAATACCGACGCCTACACGCTGCTGCGCGCGATGCGCGAGTTCCTCGGCGACAACGACATGATGGCCTATCTCGCCATGATGGCGGTGCGGCTGATCGAGTTGCACCGAGTGCTGAAGCCGACCGGTTCGCTGTATCTGCACTGCGACCCGACAGCGAGCCACTACCTCAAGCTGCTGCTGGATGGAGTGTTTGGGGCGACAAATTATCGGAACGAGATCGTCTGGAAGCGCACCACAACACACAGCGACAGCAAGACGTGGAGCAAAGTGTCTGACGTCATACTTTTTTACACAAAGTCGAAGAATTTCGTGTGGAATACGCCTCGCGACGCGCATTCAAATGATTATGTCTCGAACAAGTACCGATACGACGATGGCGACGGTCGTGGACTTTACCGTCTTGATAATATGACTAGCCCCAATCCGCGTCCAAAAATGATGTATGATTGGCATGGCTTCCCGTTTCCCCCCAAAGGTTGGCGCTATCAGCGGGACACTATGCAAAAGCTACATCATGAGGGTCGCATACACTACCCAACGCGAAGCGACGGAAGCCTAGACCATTCAAAGCGGCCGCAGCTTAAGCGCTATTTAAATGAGATGGAGGGCGGGGTTATGGGCACAGTTTGGTCGGATATCCGACCGATCAACTCCCAAGCCCAAGAACGCCTCGGCTACCCGACGCAAAAGCCCCTCGCCCTGCTCGAACGCATAATCGCCGCCTCCTCCAACGAAGGCGACGTCGTGCTCGACCCGTTCTGCGGCTGCGGCACGGCGGTCCATGCGGCGCAGAAACTGCGGCGACAGTGGATCGGGATCGACGTCACCCATCTCGCCATCGGCCTGATCGAGAAGCGGATGACCGAAGCCTTCCCCGGCCTGGAATTCGAGGTGAAGGGTCGCCCGCAATCGCTCAAGGCTGCCGAGGACCTCGCCCGGCGCGACAAGCACCAGTTCGAGCTGTGGGCCCTGTCGGTGGTCGAAGCCGATCCATGGAAGGGCGGACGCAAGGGTGCCGATACCGGCATCGATGGCATCGTCTGGTTCAAGCCGGACGGCAAGAAGACCGAAAAGGCGATCGTGGAGGTCAAGGGCGGCGGCGTCGGACCCAAGGATATTGGTCGGCTGGCGCAGGTGATGGAGCGCGAGAACGCCAAGATCGGCGTCTTCCTGACCGCCCGACTGCCCACCCGCGCAATGGAGCGCGACGCCGCTGCGGTCGGCATGTGGGAAAACGAGTATACCGGGCGCAAGCACGCCCGCCTCCAGATTATCACGCTGGCCGAACTGTTCCAGAACAAGCGGCCCGACATCCCGTGGGTCGACACCAGCCTCGCCCGCAAGGCGAAGCGGGAGGACACAACCAAGCAGGGCAAGCTGCTGTAA
- a CDS encoding PepSY domain-containing protein, with the protein MSPRRIRFWFVLHKWSGLVPTAFLLLLCLTGLPLIFHDEIDAAFGTDYDATLAGPPSADMAANAGGVGLPLDTIMDRALASHPGQVPLFMAFSQDSPLTTVTLGPRPDAGAGEMTLLSYDRVTGRALGAIDGDGVMDVILGLHTDLLLGQWGMWFLGAMGVLFVVSLISGAVLYAPFMRRLRFGALRGSGPGGRSAKRQLDRHNLVGIATLGWALAIGVTGAINAFADPLTDSWRDGEVAAMTAAYADEAPLAPAEYGSLDTAMASARAALPGRSPQFIGFPGGGWSSGHHYAIFFQGDRPLTRSLLTPALVDARTGRLTDARTMPALNQALMLSKPLHFGDYGGLPLKLVWAALTLALIWVLWSGLALWLRPRRGGREHRIRTWRALTSAPA; encoded by the coding sequence ATGTCTCCGCGGCGAATCCGGTTCTGGTTTGTGCTCCACAAATGGAGCGGGCTCGTGCCCACCGCCTTCCTGCTGCTGCTGTGCCTGACCGGGCTGCCGCTGATCTTCCATGACGAGATCGATGCCGCCTTCGGCACCGATTACGACGCGACGCTGGCCGGGCCGCCATCCGCCGACATGGCGGCGAATGCGGGCGGTGTGGGCCTGCCGCTCGATACGATCATGGACCGCGCGCTGGCGAGCCATCCGGGGCAGGTGCCGCTGTTCATGGCCTTCAGCCAGGACAGCCCGCTCACCACAGTGACGCTCGGCCCCCGCCCCGATGCGGGCGCGGGCGAGATGACGCTGCTCAGTTACGACCGCGTCACCGGCCGCGCGCTGGGCGCGATCGATGGGGACGGGGTGATGGACGTGATCCTGGGCCTGCACACCGACCTGCTGCTGGGCCAGTGGGGGATGTGGTTCCTGGGCGCGATGGGCGTGCTGTTCGTGGTCAGCCTGATCTCGGGCGCGGTGCTCTACGCGCCGTTCATGCGGCGGCTGCGCTTCGGGGCCCTGCGCGGGAGCGGCCCGGGCGGGCGCAGTGCGAAGCGGCAGCTCGACCGGCACAACCTCGTCGGCATCGCGACGCTCGGCTGGGCGCTGGCGATCGGGGTGACGGGCGCGATCAACGCCTTCGCCGACCCGCTGACCGACAGCTGGCGCGATGGCGAGGTCGCGGCGATGACCGCCGCCTATGCGGACGAGGCACCGCTTGCCCCCGCCGAATACGGCTCGCTCGACACCGCCATGGCGAGCGCGCGAGCCGCGCTGCCGGGCCGATCCCCGCAGTTCATCGGTTTTCCCGGCGGCGGCTGGTCGAGCGGGCATCACTACGCGATCTTCTTCCAGGGCGACCGCCCGCTGACGCGCAGCCTGCTGACGCCCGCGCTGGTCGATGCGCGCACCGGGCGGCTGACCGACGCGCGCACCATGCCCGCCCTCAACCAGGCGCTGATGCTGTCGAAACCGCTGCATTTCGGCGATTACGGCGGGCTGCCGCTGAAGCTGGTGTGGGCGGCGCTCACGCTCGCGCTGATCTGGGTGCTGTGGAGCGGCCTTGCCCTGTGGCTGCGCCCCCGGCGCGGCGGGCGCGAGCATCGCATCCGCACCTGGCGCGCGCTGACGAGTGCGCCCGCATGA